One Rossellomorea aquimaris DNA window includes the following coding sequences:
- a CDS encoding cytochrome ubiquinol oxidase subunit I encodes MVLDGVILSRMLTSTTLAFHIIFATIGVGVPIMISIAEFMGIKRNDPHYLLLARRWARGFTITVAVGVVTGTAIGLQLSLLWPSFMQVAGQVIALPLFMETFAFFFEAIFLGIYLYTWDRFKNKWTHWLLTIPVMIGSSASALFITTVNAFMNTPQGFELENGKAINIDPIAAMLNPATPTKVFHVLTTAYLTSALVLAAITAYAILRKKGGEYHKKALRLTMVSALIFAFATALAGDLSAKFLAEYQPEKLAAAEWHFETEENADLIVFGTLDENNEVHNEIRLPGFLSFLAGSSFETEVIGLNEFPEDERPPLWVHYMFDLMVSIGFYSILISAAFVLFWKWKKRNEWNKPLLWGIVASGPLAMLAIEFGWIYAEVGRQPWIMRGYMKVADAATKADGVGLTFALFVGLYILLGVLCVIVLIKMFKNKPAEAELEQRFPKKAS; translated from the coding sequence ATGGTTTTAGATGGTGTGATTTTGAGCAGAATGCTCACGTCGACAACCCTTGCATTCCATATTATTTTTGCGACGATTGGGGTAGGGGTGCCGATTATGATTTCCATTGCGGAGTTTATGGGAATCAAACGAAATGATCCTCATTACCTTTTGCTTGCCAGAAGATGGGCAAGAGGTTTTACGATTACGGTTGCGGTGGGGGTTGTTACGGGTACAGCCATAGGGTTGCAACTGTCCTTATTATGGCCGTCGTTTATGCAGGTGGCCGGACAGGTAATTGCACTGCCATTATTTATGGAAACTTTTGCGTTTTTCTTTGAGGCTATCTTTTTAGGAATCTATCTTTATACTTGGGACCGCTTTAAGAATAAGTGGACTCATTGGCTGTTGACGATTCCGGTTATGATTGGTTCTTCGGCTTCAGCGCTGTTTATTACAACGGTGAATGCGTTTATGAACACTCCTCAAGGATTTGAATTAGAGAATGGAAAAGCGATTAATATCGATCCGATTGCTGCGATGCTGAATCCTGCGACTCCTACGAAAGTGTTTCACGTATTGACGACTGCCTATTTAACGTCGGCTTTGGTGTTGGCGGCGATTACGGCATACGCGATTCTTCGTAAAAAGGGCGGGGAATATCATAAGAAAGCCCTGCGTTTAACGATGGTTTCTGCTTTGATTTTCGCTTTTGCCACTGCTCTGGCAGGGGACCTATCGGCTAAATTTCTTGCCGAGTATCAGCCTGAGAAGCTTGCAGCAGCGGAATGGCATTTTGAAACGGAAGAGAATGCTGACCTGATCGTATTCGGAACGCTGGATGAAAATAATGAGGTCCATAATGAGATCCGCTTACCTGGATTCTTAAGTTTTCTGGCCGGGAGTTCTTTTGAGACAGAGGTTATAGGTCTGAATGAATTTCCTGAAGATGAGCGGCCGCCTCTATGGGTTCACTATATGTTTGACCTGATGGTATCAATTGGGTTCTACAGTATCTTGATTTCTGCAGCATTTGTTTTATTCTGGAAGTGGAAGAAGCGGAATGAATGGAATAAACCGTTGCTATGGGGAATTGTAGCTAGTGGACCACTTGCGATGCTGGCGATTGAATTTGGATGGATTTATGCCGAGGTGGGTCGACAGCCATGGATTATGAGAGGGTATATGAAAGTGGCGGATGCGGCAACGAAAGCCGATGGAGTAGGCTTGACCTTTGCGTTGTTTGTAGGCCTCTATATCCTCCTCGGTGTACTATGCGTAATAGTGCTGATAAAGATGTTTAAAAACAAGCCTGCAGAGGCGGAATTAGAACAACGTTTTCCTAAGAAAGCGAGTTAA